ATCTCCACCGGATCCAACTGCTATATAACTGTAAGATCCCAAGAACAGAGGATCATTCCCCCATTTGCTCTTCAAAACCTTGctgattttaatttcatttgcaCTTAAGTTCCCATTGGACAATTCATGAGAATTACCATTCACTTGCTTCTGAGGTGCTTGTAGAAAGCTAGATATTGTTGTTGAAACCCCATTAATTGTATCTTCATCACTAAGAGATTCAAGCTCAACTGCTTCTTTCCCTGCAAACCAAGATAGTAACACACTAGAGTTCTTGTAAATTGGACATATAGAAGCTGTCCTTCTCATCCACCATGGTATCTTTTTGTTCCTCAATTCTGACTCTGTCCGATGAAAAGCCATTTGCAAGAAAGGAAACTTGTTGCCAACTTCATCTTTGTCATCATGGGTAGAACTCAATTGCAAAAATAACTTATTAACAACACCAAATCCTAACCTTGATATGGCCTCAGTCTTGAAAGATGGAAGAGGAGGACTGAACATACCTGAATCTTGGCCAATTCCAGCTTTAAGCACCCCAAGTGATACTGTGACCACAACATGGTCAGCACACATAACCGATCCATCGCTGAAATGTAACTTTACTGGTCTATTGGCATACCCATTTTCCATTGATTGTTGAGCTTCAGGTTGCCATTCGATTCTTGCTACCTTCCGGCCTAATTGGATTAGACCTTTAGGCAGAACAGAAGCTAGTGATTCAATTATGCTCAAGTAGCCCTTTGCAATGGTGATTTCCTCACCTGGAAACATCTGGTACTCGCTTTCTGCATCAAAATCTAGAGTCAGGAGATCACCTGCCGAAGTATAAGTCCTTTGAACATTTTCATGCATCGCAAAATGGGCTTCCTCGAGCAATTTTCTGCTCCAATTACCAAACCCTTTGGTCTCTCCTTCTTCATCTTTCACAGAATCCCAATAAGCATCCAAGCCTTGTCTAAGAAAAGCACCAACACTCAGCTTACCAGGAACACCACCATTGCTTTTACAAATCTTAGAAGCTTTGGCTGCAAGCCTGTGGAAATCAAGTCCTTCACTGTTTTCACTCCTTTCAATCAATTTTCCCTGAGCAAAATCCATCAGGTTCTTGAAAAGAGTAGATATGGACTTAACAAGTGATGGATTGAGCTCACACCCACCTTCAGCTATAGTCTTTGGCTCGTCCAAGAATCCATCCATGCACTCCCACGGCTGCTCAGACTCGAGGGAATTGATTTCTTGAGCAATTTTGTGAACTGGGCTGCCTCCAATGCCATGGATCCATGTTGCTCCCATCTCTATCCGGTTACCCCCAAATTCAGAAGTGTTAATTCTCCCACCAATTCTATTGCCACCTTCTACAACGCAGAGCTCAAACGAATCTTTTGAGCTAGCAGAAGTGTAGAGCTTGTTTGCAGCCGTGAGACCTGCCATTCCTGCTCCAATAATTACAATTCTTGGCTTCTTGGCCACCATTGTAGCTAGGCAGCAAGATTGAACAGCAAACAGAAAGGAAATAAGTCAACAAACagaggaaaaagagagaaaaagagtgAAGATGAATCTGTGAGTTGATATTGAATTACTAATATGAAGAAATTTATAAGGGAGATGGGGAGTGTGTGAGGTGTTTTTAGCTGCTtctttttacataaaatttatttatttatttctctaatAAAGACAGGGCACTACTTTTCTTGAATTCTACAAGTAATTTTAGCTGAtacccaaaaagaaaaagaaaaagaaaatctctTAAAATCATCTCACTAGTCTCCAGTCTCTAGTCTCTCTCAAGTCTGAACCCCACTTCCATTTATATGTGAGTCCCAATTAATAACACCGGGGAAGAAATTTTTACTGCTAGGTGGctgaaaattgaaagaaaattaattatggAGATGGGCAACATAACAATAAAAGGTTGACAGTGCCTCTCACCAACCTCACATGTAAATTGAGCTATAGACGGCCCACCAACTCAGCAATTCGATGGTCTTGATCAGTCGATGGGCAGTCGTTGGATGGGTCAAAACCATGCAATCATCCCCATCTAAAGTTGACCAACAAAATATCATCATTAATTTTCATttcctttgaaaaaaaaaattctttagcCCTTTTACGCTTCGATGACAAGAAATgattaattttctaaaaatttttttgGCTGTTTTCGATAAACAAATACAACAATGCCTGAGGGCCTGgaatatatattcatattaaaGCCCAAACAAACAAGGCCCATTCCCAAATAAGAGAATTCAGATAGATCAACTCGAAGAACAGGCAGACTGAGCGCCGCTCCATCTCCGTTGAAACTAGACAAAACGGCGCTGTTTCTCCAGAACCAAGCATTGCTGTAAATCAATTTCCAGAAGAAAGAACGCAAGCAACAATCAGTTCAATTACCTCTGACAGAAACGGCAAAAACTCTCGTCAGCGTCAACAGGATAGAGGAAACCAGATTCTGTGGCATTTGCAGTCTCAAGTACCCATGAAGGAGCCGAAGTAAAAATATGAACGGAGCCTTTATTCTCCGGTCTTCATGAACGCTCCCGAACCGCAGACTCAAAGGAGACAACTCCACCCAGAGCCACCAGGCGAAAGCATCCAAATCCAAACCGCTTGGCTTTTTCGAGACAAAGCTACAGGAGAAGAAAACTTTTTCAGAGAAATTTCTCACTTGTCCTCTGTTGGATGCTAAAttgtgaagaaaaaaaaatgattaaaaatggGGAAATAACAAATATGTCCTCACAAATTAAAAAAGAGTTAAAAAATTGAgagtatttaaatattttaatacgaatattttttattttttatttctctatttctttCTAATTTACAGAAAAATGATTTTGATTAAATACAAaaggttaaaaaattaatttgtcatcttttctcattatttctcttttttttatttattaaatatttaaaattttataaaaaattaattttatttaattttttaatatatatataaataaataaaaattatgaaccgaaaaaattaataaatcagaAGGAATTGACTTAATAAAAAGAGGGGCACGAGATTGAATTTGGGATTGAGATTTGAGACGAGGGGTCAAAGGCATTATTATTTTGCAATGATTAAGCAATCACTTAAGGCTTCATTAAtacattatttaatattattaattatagctAAAGCATCATTATCAATGCTTAATCAATGAGCCAAGGAAATTAAGGCAAATTCTAGAGTTCCCAAATCTTACTCCACGTGTTATATGGTGTGACCCCAATTTTCCTTGCCCTTCAACCTTGGTACCACGTGTCCCTTTTGTAATAATTTCTTCCCGTCGAGATACCCAACAAATTAGGGATGGTGGGTGgtttcgattcggtttaatattgaattaaattaatcaattaaatattataattttaatatttataaaaattaattttagaatataaattaatttgaattaaattaatttaatttaatattaaattttgtactgtattttttatttttatattttaaaattaaattaaaatattttaattttaattatagtttaaactttttatattataaaagaaatatattattaattttttattaaaattgattcgaattaaaataatcaaaaaattttagaagataaatttatttttttaaaaataatttattcttttattaaaaaaatatttttcgttaactaaattttctttatattctaaatatcaaaaattttacTCACTAAATCAGtcagtatttttattattttgcatattcattataaaaaaaagctGACATCACTAATGTAAGactaaatgtaaaataaatctAATTGAATTTAACcctaatttaatttcaaaatccaaTTTGAATCATGAACAAATCTTATCTGAAAGCTCCAGTTTTTCTTCTCAAACAGAAGTTTATCTCAAAAACAATGAAAGTTAACCTTTCATCTTAAtcattttacaatcataattaaGAGATGAAATGTCAAAATGATGAATTGGTTTGACCTATTATTATGAATTGATCTTAAAATCTTTCTCACCAACAAATTGAAATTACAACTCTCaaaatttgattttcttttcccTTGAAGAAAAGAGCCCATGCCTGAAATGGACCAACATAACTAACAACTCAAACAAATTAAACAATTCTATTTATCTATTTGGTGTAGAAAATAGAAATTTGTTTAACCTAAAATAGCTCTTTTTTGTCCACAATATATTGAtaactaaaaagaaaaattatttgttgtaaaatgaaaaaatagagTTTATAAGTGTGTAAATTTAGTTTGGGAGGATCACGTATTTCCTCTTTATTTGCGTAtttccctttattttttttttagtgatGCATGATTACAGTGCCACATGTGTCTATCACACAGACCTGTACGTACGGATGTAGCTGCTCATCTATTCCTGTCAAATAGCCATTTAATTTTCCTCCGCCACATTACATAAGCTAGGTTCTCCTCTAGTGAGTTCAAATATTTGACCAGTCCGGCTTATTTTGATTATGAGCTGAATGACGCACTAATGAATCACTGAACTTTGGACTTGTTTCTGTTTTTAGGATCCGGTCTCAGTCCGAATACCAAAAACTCAGCGGTCATcacaaattatataaatttagctACTGAATTAAACAAAATCAAAGGCGTGCatattgtttttttaaattatatattacacGATTTTtcataatgaaataaaaaaaatttattgaaatcacaAAAAAGAGCCAATAAGAATTGGGTTTGATATGTATTGTATTTactattatttaaatcaaaagaCATAAATATTGTAGTCATTTATAAATTCCTTATTTTCTaatgtgaaaaatatatattttatatggcattaaaaaaaataaattaataaaatgaaaatttaaacttCTAACCCTAATATGGATTTGGTATTAGGGCATAAGATATAAAATAATGCAGAATGAGGAAATTGAGATTTAGATTGAAAAATCTAAATCTAATTACATTAATATAACCATTCATATAAGTGAATctctataaaataataatgtaattataatttataaatgagtaagatttttttttctgaattttggttgattattatataatataagatattttttatttaattagagtatttttttattttttaaaattaaactttgaaatgaaatgaaattttgattaattaaagcTTAAGTAATTGTGAGCTGGGCTGGCCCAGGTGGGAACATTGGCTAGTGAAATTAGGCAATGACACCTTGTTTAAATAAAGATTCATTTTCCATGCATTCAACACCTAAACCAAAAACAACTCAATTAAAGAACCACATTTTTAAACAAATTCATgtaattatgaattttaatcttaaaaaaattcactatttttttagtattggaaaatatattttatattttaaaaaatttactcattaatttatttattaattttagctgttaaatattataaaaaatattaaaatatttttaatacgaagtaactaattaataatttttaaaaaatttaaagtattaattattaaaattataaaaattaaatagtaaaaatttaaataataaattttttaaaaataataaattaataaataaatttatttgtattataaaaattaagtagtaATGTTTTTATTTAATACGGTCAAGTGTTTGGTTTTAAGCGTGAGAATTAAATCTCAAATTATTTAGGAACGGTGGTGATTGCCTGATGAAGATTCGAGCAATACTTCCCCTGATCAATTTTCTTATGGAAGTCTCTTTTCTTAAGTGGACTTTCCCACAAGATCCAAGTTCGTATCCTGCAAATAtcattattgaaaatatttaattgaatgCTTGCATTGCATTCacgtcattttatattttaatttaaatatttaaatattaaataaattaatttaatatt
The genomic region above belongs to Manihot esculenta cultivar AM560-2 chromosome 3, M.esculenta_v8, whole genome shotgun sequence and contains:
- the LOC110610333 gene encoding probable polyamine oxidase 5 isoform X1, with amino-acid sequence MPQNLVSSILLTLTRVFAVSVRATMVAKKPRIVIIGAGMAGLTAANKLYTSASSKDSFELCVVEGGNRIGGRINTSEFGGNRIEMGATWIHGIGGSPVHKIAQEINSLESEQPWECMDGFLDEPKTIAEGGCELNPSLVKSISTLFKNLMDFAQGKLIERSENSEGLDFHRLAAKASKICKSNGGVPGKLSVGAFLRQGLDAYWDSVKDEEGETKGFGNWSRKLLEEAHFAMHENVQRTYTSAGDLLTLDFDAESEYQMFPGEEITIAKGYLSIIESLASVLPKGLIQLGRKVARIEWQPEAQQSMENGYANRPVKLHFSDGSVMCADHVVVTVSLGVLKAGIGQDSGMFSPPLPSFKTEAISRLGFGVVNKLFLQLSSTHDDKDEVGNKFPFLQMAFHRTESELRNKKIPWWMRRTASICPIYKNSSVLLSWFAGKEAVELESLSDEDTINGVSTTISSFLQAPQKQVNGNSHELSNGNLSANEIKISKVLKSKWGNDPLFLGSYSYIAVGSGGDDMDSLAEPLPAKIGNYESAGCPPLQILFAGEATHRTHYSTTHGAYFSGLREANRLLQHYHCVEI
- the LOC110610333 gene encoding probable polyamine oxidase 5 isoform X2, which gives rise to MVAKKPRIVIIGAGMAGLTAANKLYTSASSKDSFELCVVEGGNRIGGRINTSEFGGNRIEMGATWIHGIGGSPVHKIAQEINSLESEQPWECMDGFLDEPKTIAEGGCELNPSLVKSISTLFKNLMDFAQGKLIERSENSEGLDFHRLAAKASKICKSNGGVPGKLSVGAFLRQGLDAYWDSVKDEEGETKGFGNWSRKLLEEAHFAMHENVQRTYTSAGDLLTLDFDAESEYQMFPGEEITIAKGYLSIIESLASVLPKGLIQLGRKVARIEWQPEAQQSMENGYANRPVKLHFSDGSVMCADHVVVTVSLGVLKAGIGQDSGMFSPPLPSFKTEAISRLGFGVVNKLFLQLSSTHDDKDEVGNKFPFLQMAFHRTESELRNKKIPWWMRRTASICPIYKNSSVLLSWFAGKEAVELESLSDEDTINGVSTTISSFLQAPQKQVNGNSHELSNGNLSANEIKISKVLKSKWGNDPLFLGSYSYIAVGSGGDDMDSLAEPLPAKIGNYESAGCPPLQILFAGEATHRTHYSTTHGAYFSGLREANRLLQHYHCVEI